A region from the Aquimarina sp. ERC-38 genome encodes:
- a CDS encoding deoxynucleoside kinase — translation MHVAIAGNIGAGKTTLTKLLAKHYRWEPQFEDVLENPYLEDFYNKMERWSFNLQIYFLNSRFRQILEIRESGKDIIQDRTIYEDAYIFAPNLHAMGLMTNRDFENYRSLFDLMESVVEGPELMIYLRSSIPNLVGQIHKRGRDYENTISIDYLSRLNERYEAWVHSYDKGNLLIVDVDKLNFVDNPEDLGEIINRIDAELNGLF, via the coding sequence ATGCACGTAGCTATTGCCGGAAATATAGGCGCAGGCAAAACCACTTTAACCAAATTACTAGCAAAACATTACCGATGGGAACCTCAATTTGAAGATGTTTTGGAAAACCCATATCTGGAAGATTTTTATAATAAAATGGAGCGTTGGTCTTTTAACCTTCAAATTTATTTTTTAAACAGTCGTTTCCGACAAATATTAGAAATTCGGGAAAGTGGAAAAGACATCATCCAGGATCGAACCATCTACGAAGATGCTTATATTTTTGCTCCCAACTTACATGCAATGGGTTTGATGACCAACCGGGATTTTGAAAACTACCGTTCCTTATTTGACCTTATGGAAAGTGTCGTAGAAGGACCTGAACTAATGATTTACCTGCGCAGTAGTATTCCTAACCTAGTTGGTCAGATACATAAAAGAGGAAGGGACTATGAAAACACCATTAGTATTGATTACTTAAGTCGGTTAAACGAACGTTATGAAGCCTGGGTACATAGTTATGATAAAGGGAACTTACTTATTGTTGATGTGGATAAACTTAACTTTGTAGACAATCCGGAGGATTTGGGAGAAATCATAAACCGTATTGATGCGGAACTCAATGGTTTATTTTAG
- a CDS encoding 3-deoxy-D-manno-octulosonic acid transferase: MRSLYSLFSTIFQLLLPFIGLFSQKLKLFANGRKEVFSTLQTIFPISKPVFWFHCASLGEYEQAVPVIQAIKKKYTNSFVIITFFSPSGYEAKKNSKLADHIAYLPIDTKKNAKRFINLVKPEIAVFVKYEVWPNYFSVLKTRKIPILLISAVFRKDHIYFKKYGGFLKDSLSKATHIFTQDIESKDMLLANNVTQVIHVGDTRFDRVALQLEMNNKVDFLEKFVNNRFCIVIGSSWKEDEVIFMNTINRTSENICFIIAPHEIKPETIQRIKNTIQIPTITYSEQTNLEQLKDYKVFILDTIGYLSKAYYYADIAYVGGGMGTAGLHNILEPATFGIPIIIGKNFEKFHEAKQLRKLGGLFSVTTAEEFMEIIKKLTIDVKFRNQTGMIAGHFVNSNTGATSIIMNYIADVNIKT; encoded by the coding sequence TTGCGCAGTTTATATTCCTTATTTAGTACTATTTTTCAGTTATTACTTCCGTTCATCGGGTTGTTTTCTCAGAAGTTAAAGCTTTTTGCAAATGGAAGAAAAGAAGTATTTTCAACCCTACAGACTATATTTCCGATTTCCAAACCGGTTTTTTGGTTTCATTGTGCATCTTTAGGAGAATATGAACAGGCGGTACCTGTTATTCAGGCGATCAAAAAAAAATATACTAATTCCTTTGTAATAATCACCTTTTTTTCGCCGTCCGGATATGAAGCTAAAAAGAATAGTAAACTGGCGGATCATATAGCTTACCTGCCTATTGATACAAAAAAGAATGCAAAACGATTTATTAACTTAGTTAAGCCAGAGATCGCCGTTTTTGTTAAGTACGAAGTCTGGCCAAACTATTTTTCAGTTTTAAAAACAAGAAAAATTCCTATTCTTTTAATTTCTGCGGTTTTTAGAAAAGATCATATCTACTTCAAAAAATATGGTGGGTTTTTAAAAGATAGTTTATCCAAAGCCACTCATATTTTTACCCAGGATATAGAATCTAAGGATATGTTGCTTGCTAATAACGTTACGCAAGTCATACATGTGGGAGATACCCGTTTTGACCGGGTGGCATTACAACTTGAAATGAATAATAAAGTGGATTTTTTGGAAAAATTTGTTAACAATCGATTTTGTATAGTTATCGGAAGTTCATGGAAAGAAGACGAAGTAATTTTTATGAACACCATAAACCGTACTTCTGAAAATATTTGTTTTATTATTGCTCCTCACGAAATTAAACCGGAGACTATCCAACGTATAAAAAATACAATTCAAATACCTACTATTACGTATTCCGAACAAACCAATCTTGAGCAATTAAAGGATTATAAAGTGTTTATTTTAGATACCATTGGATATTTATCCAAAGCTTATTATTATGCAGATATAGCGTATGTAGGAGGAGGAATGGGTACGGCAGGATTACATAACATTTTAGAACCTGCAACTTTCGGGATTCCTATCATCATTGGAAAAAACTTTGAGAAATTCCATGAAGCTAAACAACTTCGGAAATTAGGGGGATTGTTTTCTGTTACTACAGCGGAAGAGTTTATGGAAATAATTAAAAAATTGACAATTGACGTTAAATTTAGAAACCAAACCGGAATGATTGCCGGGCATTTTGTAAATAGTAATACAGGAGCTACTTCAATAATTATGAATTATATAGCTGATGTAAATATAAAAACCTGA
- a CDS encoding DegT/DnrJ/EryC1/StrS family aminotransferase, which produces MKKIQMVDLKGQYEKIKDQVQQGFDNVLSSTAFINGPEVHTFQSELEEYLGVKHVIPCANGTDALQIAMMGLGLQPGDEVITADFTFAATVEVIALLQLTPVLVDVLPDTFNIDPDAIEKAITPKTKAIVPVHLFGQIADMDRIMEIAEKHQLFVIEDNAQGIGSSYQVNSETRQKTGTIGHVGSTSFFPSKNLGCYGDGGAIFTNDDELAHTIRGIVNHGMYTRYHHDVVGVNSRLDSLQATVLRVKLPHLDSYNQTRRQVANQYTTAFKGYEAIITPYIVGNKCDTNHKTTCKTCDCHVFHQYTLQVKNIDRDQLVEYLNNHDIPCGVYYPIPLHKQKAYQDERYQEKDFTITNQLVTNVISLPMHTELDNDQIEFITSKVIEFIEGK; this is translated from the coding sequence ATGAAGAAGATACAAATGGTTGATCTAAAAGGTCAGTATGAAAAAATTAAAGATCAGGTTCAACAGGGGTTTGATAATGTTTTATCTTCTACGGCATTTATCAACGGACCTGAAGTTCACACTTTTCAATCCGAGCTTGAAGAATATTTAGGTGTAAAACATGTTATTCCTTGTGCAAATGGTACGGATGCCTTACAAATTGCCATGATGGGACTTGGTTTACAACCCGGAGATGAAGTGATTACCGCAGATTTTACTTTTGCCGCTACAGTTGAAGTAATTGCACTATTGCAACTCACCCCGGTATTAGTCGACGTACTTCCGGATACCTTTAATATTGACCCGGATGCTATTGAAAAAGCTATTACTCCTAAAACCAAAGCTATTGTACCCGTACATTTATTCGGGCAAATTGCAGATATGGATCGCATTATGGAAATTGCTGAAAAACATCAACTCTTTGTGATTGAAGACAATGCACAAGGTATCGGGTCAAGTTATCAGGTTAATAGTGAAACAAGGCAAAAAACCGGAACCATAGGACATGTGGGTTCTACGTCGTTTTTTCCTTCAAAAAACTTGGGTTGTTACGGAGATGGCGGTGCTATTTTTACAAATGATGACGAATTAGCACATACCATACGAGGCATTGTTAATCATGGAATGTATACCCGGTATCATCATGATGTAGTAGGTGTCAATTCAAGGTTGGATTCATTACAAGCTACGGTACTTCGGGTAAAATTACCACATTTAGATAGCTATAATCAAACCAGAAGACAGGTAGCCAACCAATATACAACCGCCTTTAAAGGTTATGAAGCAATTATCACCCCTTATATCGTCGGAAATAAATGTGATACAAATCATAAAACCACTTGCAAAACCTGCGATTGTCACGTATTTCATCAGTATACCTTACAAGTTAAAAATATAGACCGGGATCAATTGGTTGAGTATTTAAACAACCATGATATTCCCTGTGGAGTATATTACCCAATCCCTCTTCACAAACAAAAAGCTTATCAAGACGAACGTTACCAAGAAAAAGATTTTACAATTACTAATCAATTAGTTACTAATGTAATCTCTTTACCTATGCATACAGAGTTAGATAACGATCAGATTGAATTTATTACTAGTAAAGTAATTGAGTTTATTGAGGGTAAGTAA
- a CDS encoding ATP-binding protein has protein sequence MIRRLLSNRIDRKIGSGKAIMIIGPRQVGKTTLIKEKLKDQNVLFLDGDDPTIRKILDTINTENLRNLIGNYKTIFIDEAQRINQIGLTLKIITDQFKDVQLWISGSSSFTLSHQLNEPLTGRKWEYEMLPICWEEFENHFGYVKAEQTLDHRLLYGFYPDVINNPGDEVEVLKNLVNSYLYRDILSYAEIRKPEILEKLVQALALQIGSEVNYNELSQTVGIDKNTVQRYIDILEKGYVIFKLSSFSSNLRNEIKKNKKIYFYDNGIRNMVIGNFTDISSRKDKGALWENFLISERIKQNTYKLTLAKPYFWRTSQQQEVDYVEEVSQQIYGYEFKWNPKKKGKLPKTFLNAYNAKSHIINRENFRNFVTIKQWS, from the coding sequence ATGATACGACGTTTACTTTCTAATAGAATAGATAGAAAAATAGGTTCCGGTAAAGCTATTATGATTATCGGACCTCGCCAAGTAGGAAAAACTACTTTAATTAAAGAAAAATTAAAAGATCAGAATGTTTTATTTCTTGATGGTGATGATCCTACTATTCGAAAAATATTAGATACCATTAATACAGAGAACCTACGTAACCTGATAGGTAACTACAAAACAATTTTTATAGATGAAGCACAACGAATCAATCAAATTGGTTTAACCTTAAAAATAATTACGGATCAATTTAAAGATGTTCAATTGTGGATAAGTGGATCTTCCTCTTTTACCCTTTCACATCAGTTGAATGAACCACTAACCGGACGAAAGTGGGAATATGAAATGCTTCCCATTTGTTGGGAAGAATTTGAAAATCATTTTGGCTATGTAAAAGCAGAACAAACTTTAGACCATCGTTTACTTTATGGTTTTTATCCGGATGTAATTAATAATCCAGGCGATGAAGTTGAAGTTTTAAAAAATTTAGTGAATAGTTACCTATATCGGGATATACTTTCTTACGCTGAAATCAGAAAGCCAGAAATTTTAGAAAAACTAGTGCAAGCACTAGCCTTACAAATTGGAAGTGAAGTTAACTACAACGAGCTTTCTCAAACGGTAGGTATTGATAAAAATACGGTGCAAAGATACATTGACATACTTGAAAAAGGGTATGTAATCTTCAAGCTTTCCAGTTTTAGTTCTAACCTTAGAAATGAAATAAAGAAGAATAAAAAAATCTACTTCTACGATAACGGTATTAGAAATATGGTGATTGGAAATTTTACTGATATTTCTTCAAGAAAAGATAAAGGTGCATTATGGGAAAACTTTCTGATTTCCGAAAGAATAAAACAAAATACTTATAAACTTACCCTTGCCAAACCTTATTTTTGGAGAACTAGTCAACAACAAGAGGTAGATTACGTAGAAGAAGTTAGCCAACAAATTTACGGGTATGAATTTAAATGGAATCCTAAGAAAAAAGGAAAACTTCCTAAAACATTTTTGAACGCTTACAATGCAAAAAGCCATATTATAAATAGAGAAAACTTTAGGAATTTTGTTACGATCAAGCAGTGGTCATGA
- the folP gene encoding dihydropteroate synthase — MTINCKGSLIDISTPKVMGILNLTPDSFYDGGKYKDEKGVLVQVEKMLTEGATFIDIGAYSSRPGADHISEEEEKKRLLPIIKLLCSEFPEILISIDTFRSTIAKEGITCGAAMINDISAGMLDDEMIATIGKLQVPYVMMHMKGTPQTMKDLNQYEDMVREIQFYFSERIAVARHYGINDVIIDPGFGFAKSIKQNFELLQKLELFKFQNVPILAGVSRKSMIYKTLGTTAKEALNGTTVLNTVALQNGVSILRVHDVKEAVECIKLVEELGL; from the coding sequence ATGACCATCAACTGTAAAGGTTCATTAATTGATATATCCACGCCTAAAGTAATGGGTATTTTAAATCTTACTCCGGACTCATTTTATGACGGGGGGAAGTATAAGGATGAAAAAGGAGTACTAGTTCAAGTAGAAAAAATGCTAACTGAAGGTGCTACTTTTATTGATATAGGCGCGTATTCTTCACGTCCCGGAGCAGATCACATTTCAGAAGAAGAAGAGAAAAAGCGATTATTGCCTATTATAAAACTTTTATGCTCGGAATTTCCGGAAATTTTAATTTCTATAGATACGTTCAGAAGTACTATTGCTAAAGAAGGTATTACATGTGGTGCAGCTATGATCAACGATATTTCGGCAGGAATGTTAGATGACGAAATGATAGCTACTATAGGAAAATTACAAGTGCCTTATGTTATGATGCATATGAAGGGAACTCCGCAAACCATGAAAGACCTGAATCAATATGAGGATATGGTTAGAGAAATTCAGTTTTATTTTTCGGAACGTATTGCAGTAGCGAGGCATTACGGAATCAATGATGTAATTATTGATCCTGGTTTTGGGTTTGCTAAAAGTATAAAACAAAACTTCGAACTCTTGCAAAAACTGGAATTATTTAAATTTCAAAATGTTCCGATATTAGCAGGCGTTTCCCGAAAATCTATGATTTACAAAACTCTGGGAACTACTGCTAAAGAAGCTTTAAACGGAACTACTGTGCTAAATACCGTAGCTTTACAGAACGGAGTTTCGATTTTACGGGTGCATGATGTAAAGGAAGCGGTAGAATGTATAAAGTTGGTGGAAGAATTAGGTTTATAA
- a CDS encoding isochorismatase family protein: protein MSKSALIIIDMQQGSFTSETPRYDDKGVINRINRLANLFRSLNGKVIYVQHDGTGSGTFEKGNWDWQILKELKIESTDYLLDKYVNDIFYRSNLLKYLGSAAIEELYITGCATDFCVASTVQSALTKDYKITVISDAHTTADRPKLKAKQVIDHYNWVWENMIPTKGEVKVKACNEIVNTFNEIV from the coding sequence TTGTCGAAAAGTGCTTTGATCATTATCGATATGCAGCAAGGATCTTTTACTTCTGAAACTCCAAGGTACGATGACAAAGGTGTAATCAACCGAATCAATAGATTAGCCAATTTATTTCGAAGTCTAAATGGAAAGGTTATCTATGTACAGCATGATGGTACTGGTAGTGGGACTTTTGAAAAAGGTAATTGGGATTGGCAAATTCTTAAAGAATTAAAGATTGAAAGTACAGATTATTTGCTAGATAAATATGTAAATGATATTTTTTATCGTTCAAATCTGCTGAAATATCTTGGATCAGCAGCAATTGAAGAGCTTTACATCACAGGTTGTGCTACTGACTTTTGCGTAGCGTCTACCGTTCAATCTGCCTTAACTAAAGATTATAAAATTACTGTCATCTCTGACGCCCATACTACTGCCGATCGTCCCAAACTAAAAGCAAAGCAGGTTATTGATCATTATAATTGGGTTTGGGAAAATATGATACCTACAAAAGGAGAAGTAAAAGTCAAAGCATGTAATGAAATCGTAAATACATTTAACGAAATTGTATAA
- a CDS encoding DUF1599 domain-containing protein: protein MQNTSAQYDAVLNKCRALFSKKMKDYGSAWRILRLPSLTDQIFIKAQRIRSLQKNEVQKINEGEASEFIGIINYSIMALIQMEKGISDQPDLTTEEALTLYDKHSQLTKKLMLDKNHDYGEAWRDMRVSSLTDLILQKLLRVKQIEDNKGKTIVSEGIDANYQDIINYAIFALIHLQID, encoded by the coding sequence ATGCAAAATACTTCGGCACAATATGATGCTGTACTTAACAAATGCAGGGCATTATTTTCAAAAAAAATGAAAGACTACGGCAGTGCCTGGAGAATTTTAAGATTGCCTTCATTGACCGATCAGATTTTTATAAAAGCACAGCGCATTCGCAGTTTGCAAAAGAACGAAGTACAGAAAATAAATGAAGGAGAAGCTTCTGAATTTATAGGCATTATCAACTACAGTATTATGGCGTTAATCCAGATGGAAAAAGGTATTTCCGACCAACCTGACCTTACTACTGAAGAAGCATTGACTCTTTATGATAAACATAGTCAACTTACTAAAAAACTAATGCTTGATAAAAATCACGATTACGGAGAAGCATGGCGCGACATGAGGGTAAGTTCGCTTACTGATTTAATTTTACAGAAGCTCTTACGGGTCAAACAAATTGAAGACAATAAAGGGAAAACGATTGTAAGTGAAGGTATAGACGCTAATTATCAAGACATAATTAATTACGCTATTTTTGCCCTAATTCATTTACAAATAGATTAA
- a CDS encoding BT_3928 family protein → MKALVGFSRIFVGILFIFSGFVKLNDPLGFSYKLQEYFSEGVLNLEFLIPMALLIAVFLVIFEILVGITLLLGYLPKFTVWALLLMIVFFTFLTFYSAYFNKVTDCGCFGDAIPLTPWESFTKDIILLVLILILFFNQKYITPILNPASHKWVVFAAFTACLGFAYYVLMHLPAIDFRAYKIGTNITEGMQVPDNAEKAEFAYHWKFNVNGNEKIITTEGEYPSVDGKFINVETETIKEGYIPPIHDFAIERNGEDFTSAFLAKEKLIVVVMYNLSKSEAEGLDAIKNATDNALKNGYEVIGLTASGENDVAKIKQKYNLQFEVYNTDETALKTIIRSNPGILILHKGTIKDKLHWNDANINFENY, encoded by the coding sequence ATGAAAGCATTGGTAGGTTTTTCAAGAATCTTTGTAGGAATTCTTTTTATATTTTCAGGATTTGTAAAATTGAATGACCCTTTAGGTTTCTCCTATAAATTACAAGAATATTTCTCAGAAGGGGTACTTAACCTAGAGTTTTTAATTCCTATGGCATTATTAATTGCCGTTTTTCTAGTAATTTTTGAAATTCTGGTTGGGATAACATTGTTATTAGGGTATTTACCAAAATTCACGGTTTGGGCATTACTCTTAATGATTGTATTCTTCACCTTCCTTACTTTTTACTCAGCCTATTTTAACAAAGTAACAGATTGTGGCTGTTTTGGAGATGCAATACCTTTAACCCCTTGGGAATCTTTTACTAAGGATATTATTCTCTTAGTACTTATCTTAATTTTATTTTTTAACCAAAAATACATTACCCCAATATTAAACCCCGCCTCTCATAAGTGGGTGGTATTTGCAGCCTTTACCGCCTGTCTTGGATTTGCATATTATGTTTTAATGCATCTACCAGCCATAGATTTCCGAGCTTATAAAATCGGCACAAATATCACCGAAGGAATGCAGGTACCTGATAATGCAGAAAAGGCGGAGTTTGCTTACCATTGGAAATTTAATGTAAATGGAAATGAGAAAATTATTACTACAGAAGGTGAATATCCAAGTGTAGATGGTAAATTTATAAACGTAGAAACAGAAACAATTAAAGAAGGCTATATACCCCCGATTCATGACTTTGCCATTGAACGAAATGGTGAAGACTTTACTTCGGCTTTTTTAGCCAAAGAAAAATTAATAGTTGTTGTAATGTACAATCTTTCTAAAAGCGAAGCCGAAGGACTGGATGCTATCAAAAATGCTACGGATAATGCTTTAAAAAATGGTTATGAAGTAATCGGTCTAACTGCTTCTGGAGAAAATGATGTTGCTAAAATCAAACAGAAATACAATTTACAATTTGAAGTTTATAACACTGATGAAACCGCATTAAAAACAATTATACGATCTAACCCCGGAATCTTAATTTTACACAAAGGAACCATAAAAGACAAACTTCATTGGAATGATGCTAACATAAATTTTGAAAACTACTAG
- a CDS encoding ABC transporter permease: protein MLKIFQTVSYALLTLFGVITVIFLLFTILPGDPAQMMLGQNESKEQIAIVNKKYGFDQPLSTQYAWYLNDLSPLSFHSTNKDHFTFFSEEKYNGVKFFNLGTTQVVLKYPYLRESFQKNGKQVIEVISETLPNTILLAISAISIAMLLGILMGIISALYKNTWIDRTLQIISTIGMSVPSFFSSILFAWVFGFILHKYTHLNMTGSLYEVDDFGNGSYIQLKNLMLPAIVLGIRPLAVVTQLMRNSLLEVLSQDYIRTARAKGLSPFQVIWKHAIKNSLNPVITAISGWFASMLAGAVFVEYIFGWNGIGKEIVDALNTSDLPIIMGAVIVIASLFILINISVDLIYRLLDPRIRV, encoded by the coding sequence ATGTTGAAAATTTTTCAAACAGTAAGTTACGCACTATTAACTTTATTCGGGGTGATTACTGTTATTTTTCTTTTATTCACCATTTTACCCGGAGATCCTGCTCAGATGATGTTAGGTCAAAATGAAAGTAAAGAACAAATCGCAATTGTCAATAAAAAGTACGGGTTTGATCAACCCTTATCTACACAATATGCATGGTATTTAAATGATTTGTCACCACTTTCTTTCCATTCGACTAATAAAGATCATTTTACTTTTTTCAGCGAAGAAAAATATAACGGTGTTAAGTTCTTTAACTTAGGTACAACCCAGGTAGTTTTAAAGTATCCGTACTTAAGGGAATCTTTTCAAAAAAATGGAAAACAAGTAATTGAAGTGATTAGCGAAACTCTTCCTAATACCATATTGCTAGCAATAAGTGCCATTAGTATTGCGATGCTATTAGGAATTCTTATGGGTATTATTAGTGCTTTATATAAAAACACATGGATTGATAGGACTCTACAAATTATAAGTACTATTGGAATGAGCGTACCCTCATTTTTTAGTTCGATCCTTTTTGCTTGGGTTTTTGGTTTTATACTTCATAAATACACTCATCTTAATATGACTGGTAGCCTTTATGAAGTTGATGATTTTGGCAATGGAAGTTATATTCAACTAAAAAATTTAATGCTACCTGCTATAGTCTTAGGGATTCGTCCGCTAGCCGTAGTTACTCAATTAATGCGAAATTCATTACTTGAAGTGCTAAGTCAAGATTATATTCGAACCGCAAGAGCAAAAGGCCTTTCTCCGTTCCAGGTGATCTGGAAACATGCCATAAAAAATTCTTTAAATCCTGTAATCACTGCTATTTCCGGATGGTTTGCTTCTATGCTAGCCGGGGCAGTATTTGTAGAATATATCTTTGGGTGGAATGGTATAGGAAAAGAGATTGTTGATGCTTTAAACACCTCTGACCTTCCAATTATTATGGGAGCTGTTATTGTTATAGCATCTCTATTTATTTTGATCAACATCAGCGTAGATTTAATATATCGTTTATTAGATCCACGAATCCGGGTGTAA
- a CDS encoding zinc-binding metallopeptidase family protein: MKTFHCSNCDNPVYFENTFCEKCHYNIGYDVIQNEMLSFDQNIQRWKAKTGEYKTYHYCQNQQLNVCNWLIPEEATENYCKACSLNRTIPDISDKSQKANWYLLEQGKHRLIYQLLRLNLPVESKLEQPNNGLCFDFLSNQNITDSDQKVMTGHAEGVITITLSEADTVQREKLREQLNEPYRTIIGHFRHEVGHYYWERIIVSNQELLEQFRNLFGDERSSYADALDTHYKNGAPSNWDQNFISSYASAHPWEDWAETWAHYLHFMDTLETAFYTNIQIGTDTNHTTNAKTKPIFNPYKEKDFDVILDTCIPLYIGLNNLNRSMGIKDIYPFVVNITVVQKLKYIHQIVRFNMMYIPK; this comes from the coding sequence ATGAAAACTTTCCATTGCAGCAATTGCGATAATCCGGTTTATTTTGAAAACACTTTTTGTGAAAAATGTCACTACAATATTGGATATGACGTAATTCAAAATGAGATGTTATCCTTCGATCAAAATATTCAAAGATGGAAGGCTAAAACTGGAGAATATAAAACATATCATTATTGTCAAAATCAACAATTAAATGTCTGTAATTGGCTAATTCCGGAAGAAGCTACTGAAAATTATTGTAAAGCTTGTAGCCTCAATCGAACTATCCCGGATATTTCAGATAAAAGTCAAAAAGCGAATTGGTATTTGCTAGAACAAGGAAAACATCGTTTAATATACCAATTATTGAGGCTTAATTTACCTGTAGAAAGTAAGCTTGAACAACCTAACAACGGACTTTGTTTTGATTTTTTATCAAACCAGAATATTACGGATTCAGATCAAAAAGTAATGACCGGTCATGCTGAAGGGGTAATAACTATTACCCTAAGTGAAGCAGATACCGTACAAAGAGAAAAATTACGGGAACAACTTAACGAGCCTTATCGAACCATCATTGGTCATTTTCGTCATGAGGTAGGTCATTATTACTGGGAACGAATCATAGTATCTAATCAAGAATTACTAGAACAATTTCGAAATCTTTTTGGAGATGAACGAAGTTCATATGCGGATGCTTTAGATACACACTATAAAAATGGAGCACCTTCTAATTGGGATCAAAACTTTATAAGTAGTTATGCTTCCGCGCATCCTTGGGAAGATTGGGCAGAAACTTGGGCACATTACCTCCACTTTATGGATACGCTAGAAACTGCTTTTTATACAAATATTCAAATAGGAACTGACACCAACCATACAACAAATGCTAAGACAAAACCTATATTTAATCCGTATAAAGAAAAGGATTTTGATGTAATCCTTGATACTTGTATTCCGCTTTATATTGGTCTAAATAACTTAAATCGTTCTATGGGGATAAAAGACATCTACCCTTTTGTAGTAAATATTACGGTAGTTCAAAAGTTAAAATACATCCATCAGATAGTTCGTTTTAATATGATGTACATCCCTAAATAG
- a CDS encoding IS3 family transposase, giving the protein MGYSLNKLYNVVGISKQAVHQYAKRQEVFDRKIEGLVVEVDELRKDFPGCGVEKMYDILQPNFIGRDRFVETMMLLGYRLKIKKNYKRTTIAAKVYYPNLIKGMEVAAPSVIWQSDITYILICGKHYYAVFIIDVYTKKIVGYCLSDHMRATANLKALQMALKDHKPPKVHHSDRGGQYIYKAYIKLLEQHDCRISMAQSAQDNAYAERINRTIKRDYLDYWEIKTFDQLKKRMKQAVNHYNHVRTHNNIDKKTPVQFEENFPSINKDQRKTITIFNNEI; this is encoded by the coding sequence ATGGGTTATTCATTAAATAAGCTATATAACGTTGTAGGTATTAGCAAACAAGCCGTACACCAATACGCTAAGCGCCAAGAAGTCTTTGATCGGAAGATTGAGGGCTTAGTAGTAGAGGTAGATGAGTTGCGCAAAGACTTTCCGGGTTGTGGGGTAGAAAAGATGTACGATATACTACAACCTAATTTTATTGGTAGGGACAGGTTTGTAGAAACTATGATGTTATTGGGCTATAGGCTCAAGATCAAGAAGAACTATAAAAGGACGACTATTGCCGCTAAGGTGTATTACCCTAATTTAATTAAAGGGATGGAAGTAGCTGCACCGTCAGTAATTTGGCAAAGTGATATTACTTACATTCTTATTTGTGGGAAGCATTATTATGCAGTCTTTATCATTGACGTTTATACAAAGAAAATTGTAGGTTACTGCCTATCGGACCATATGCGTGCTACGGCTAACCTAAAAGCTTTACAAATGGCACTAAAGGACCATAAACCACCAAAGGTACATCACTCCGATAGGGGCGGTCAATATATCTACAAAGCCTATATCAAGCTTTTAGAACAACATGACTGTAGGATCAGTATGGCACAATCTGCCCAAGATAACGCTTATGCAGAACGTATCAACAGGACTATCAAAAGGGATTATCTTGACTACTGGGAGATTAAAACCTTTGATCAACTAAAGAAAAGAATGAAGCAAGCTGTCAACCATTACAACCATGTAAGGACACATAACAACATCGATAAGAAAACGCCAGTCCAGTTTGAAGAAAACTTTCCTTCAATAAACAAAGATCAAAGGAAAACAATAACTATTTTTAACAATGAAATATAA
- a CDS encoding transposase, with amino-acid sequence MRANLKSIQKRRKYSEDFKKQLVSDFESGKFSVPQLERIHKISRSNIYKWIYKYSTFNEHGSRVVEMKHSSSEKLKELEKKVKELEAALGRKQIKIDYLEKVVEIAKDELNIDIKKNFNTPQLGGSKSISK; translated from the coding sequence ATGAGAGCAAATTTAAAGAGTATTCAGAAGAGAAGAAAATATTCTGAGGATTTTAAAAAACAATTGGTCAGTGACTTTGAATCGGGTAAGTTCAGTGTCCCACAATTGGAGCGGATACATAAGATATCCCGCTCAAATATCTACAAATGGATTTATAAATATTCTACCTTTAACGAGCATGGATCAAGAGTTGTAGAGATGAAACACAGTAGTTCGGAGAAGTTAAAAGAATTAGAGAAAAAGGTTAAAGAGTTGGAAGCTGCCCTGGGGCGTAAACAAATCAAGATTGACTATCTGGAGAAGGTGGTGGAGATAGCCAAAGATGAACTTAACATCGATATTAAAAAAAACTTCAACACCCCACAATTAGGTGGTTCCAAAAGCATCAGCAAGTAA